Proteins from one Panicum virgatum strain AP13 chromosome 7K, P.virgatum_v5, whole genome shotgun sequence genomic window:
- the LOC120641847 gene encoding BTB/POZ and MATH domain-containing protein 2-like, with translation MDARSVAGPPQPPIASSSLLDTAHHGGGSAFPDAFCLPRTSSTSLTRSVTAVHDFKVTDYSLLDGMGVGRYVSSSTFATGGRDWAVRFYPDGATAGCLGHVSAFLYYFNRQPAAGARARFTLNLLERDVRMPQQPTNPYMKHTFTPASDNWGFIKFIEKSKLMPGSPYLHKDSLTIRCVLTVVIDSRTVEDEINSVVVPPPNLHQDFGEMLKDGEGADVTFTVDGQSFRAHRCVLAYRSPVFRAELFGPMKEKATSCIRIDDMEPSIFEALLHFIYTDRLPDSCNDGRNAAMQHLLVAADRYGVERLRLMCESKLSEAIDVETVATTLALAEQHNCSQLQRACIGFMASPNMLGPIMETDGFNHLVASCPLVLKEILDKVSCIWSDNQHR, from the coding sequence ATGGATGCCAGATCGGTCGCGGGGCCTCCGCAGCCGCCGATCGCGTCGTCGTCCCTCCTCGACACGGCTCAtcacggcggcggctcggctttCCCGGATGCCTTTTGCCTGCCCAGGACGTCGTCGACGAGCCTGACCAGGTCCGTCACCGCGGTGCACGACTTCAAGGTGACCGACTACTCGCTGCTCGACGGCATGGGCGTCGGCAGGTACGTTAGCTCCAGCACCTTCGCCACCGGCGGTCGCGACTGGGCCGTCCGGTTCTACCCGGACGGCGCCACGGCGGGCTGCCTCGGCCACGTGTCCGCCTTCCTCTACTACTTCAACCGGCAGCCGGCGGCCGGTGCCAGGGCCCGGTTCACCCTCAACCTGCTCGAGAGGGACGTGAGGATGCCCCAGCAGCCGACCAACCCCTACATGAAGCACACCTTCACTCCGGCCAGCGACAACTGGGGCTTCATCAAGTTCATCGAGAAATCCAAGCTGATGCCAGGCTCGCCGTACCTCCACAAGGACAGCCTCACGATCAGGTGCGTGCTCACTGTCGTCATCGACTCCCGCACGGTGGAGGACGAAATCAACTCGGTTGTCGTCCCGCCGCCGAACCTGCACCAGGATTTCGGAGAGATGCTGAAAGATGGTGAAGGGGCAGACGTGACATTCACTGTGGATGGCCAATCGTTCCGTGCCCATAGGTGTGTTCTGGCTTACCGGTCTCCGGTGTTTAGAGCCGAGCTCTTTGGTCCGATGAAGGAGAAAGCTACAAGCTGTATCAGGATCGATGACATGGAACCGTCAATCTTCGAGGCACTCCTCCACTTCATCTACACGGATCGTCTGCCAGACAGCTGCAACGATGGTCGGAACGCGGCGATGCAGCACTTGCTAGTTGCCGCTGACCGGTATGGAGTAGAGAGGCTAAGGTTGATGTGTGAGAGTAAGCTCAGCGAAGCCATTGATGTGGAAACGGTGGCGACCACACTAGCCTTAGCAGAGCAGCACAACTGCTCACAGCTGCAACGAGCTTGCATTGGGTTCATGGCCTCGCCCAACATGCTTGGCCCAATCATGGAAACCGACGGATTCAATCATCTTGTTGCAAGCTGCCCTTTGGTTTTGAAGGAGATTTTGGACAAGGTATCATGCATTTGGAGTGATAATCAGCACCGGTGA
- the LOC120641848 gene encoding RNA-binding protein L-like — protein MMQQPPPPQQHPGMAPPPPAGGQPQQWGGIPPPMAQQYGAPPPQQTPAMWGQQPPQAHYGQAPPPQPYYAAPPAPAPAAPAAADEVRTLWIGDLQYWMDENYIYGCFATTGEVQSVKLIRDKNSGQLQGYGFVEFTSRAAAERVLQTYNGQMMPNVELTFRLNWASAGEKRDDTPDYTIFVGDLAADVTDYLLQETFRVHYPSVKGAKVVTDKLTMRSKGYGFVKFGDPTEQARAMTEMNGMPCSSRPMRIGPAASRKTTGVQERVPNSQGAQYENDPNNTTIFVGGLDPNVTEDVLKQIFAPYGEVVHVKIPVGKRCGFVQFVTRPSAEQALLMLQGTLIGGQNVRLSWGRSLSNKQPQQDSTQWGGAAATAAAGGYYGGYGQGYEAYGGGYAQPQDPNMYGYGAYAGYPNYQQQPAAQQPQQQQ, from the exons ATGATGCAgcagcccccgccgccgcagcagcatccGGGTATggcgccaccaccacccgcGGGCGGGCAGCCGCAGCAGTGGGGTGGGATCCCGCCGCCGATGGCGCAGCAGTAcggcgcgccgccaccgcagcagACGCCGGCGATGTGGGGCCAGCAGCCGCCGCAGGCGCACTACGGGCAGGCGCCGCCCCCTCAGCCGTACTACGCCGCGCCTcccgcaccggcgccggcggcccccgcggcggcggacgaggtcAGGACGCTCTGGATCGGGGACCTGCAGTACTGGATGGATGAGAACTACATCTACGGATGCTTCGCTACAACCGGGGAG GTTCAATCTGTAAAGCTCATCCGTGACAAGAATTCAGGGCAGCTCCAGGGTTATGGCTTTGTTGAATTTACAAGCCGTGCAGCTGCAGAGCGAGTTCTTCAAACATACAATGGACAAATGATGCCCAATGTTGAATTGACATTCCGGCTGAACTGGGCCAGTGCTGGTGAAAAGCGTGATGATACCCCTGACTATACTATTTTTGTCGGGGATTTGGCAGCAGATGTTACAGATTACTTATTACAAGAGACATTCAGGGTTCATTATCCTTCGGTGAAGGGTGCAAAAGTTGTGACTGATAAATTGACAATGCGTTCGAAGGGTTATGGGTTTGTGAAATTTGGTGATCCTACTGAGCAAGCTCGTGCAATGACGGAAATGAATGGAATGCCTTGTTCATCCAGGCCTATGCGTATTGGTCCTGCAGCAAGTAGGAAAACAACTGGAGTTCAAGAAAGAG TACCAAATTCTCAAGGAGCTCAGTATGAGAATGATCCTAACAATACCACT ATATTCGTTGGTGGCCTTGATCCCAACGTTACTGAAGATGTCCTGAAACAAATTTTTGCTCCTTACGGAGAAGTGGTCCATGTTAAGATCCCTGTTGGGAAAAGATGTGGTTTTGTTCAGTTCGTTACCAG ACCTTCTGCCGAGCAAGCGCTGCTGATGCTGCAAGGAACGTTAATTGGGGGGCAGAATGTTCGGCTTTCATGGGGTCGAAGCCTGTCCAACAAGCAG CCTCAGCAGGATTCCACCCAATGGGGTggagctgctgctactgctgctgccggTGGTTACTATGGTGGCTATGGACAAGGCTATGAGGCTTATGGCGGTGGTTATGCACAACCTCAGGATCCTAACATGTATGGTTATGGTGCTTATGCTGGTTATCCCAATTACCAACAGCAACCAGCTGCACAGCAGCCACAGCAACAGCAG TGA
- the LOC120641849 gene encoding uncharacterized protein LOC120641849 produces MARPRKAKPPPPPSPPKAAAPSLAEALLLATVCMVGLPVEVQVRDGSAYAGVLHTACVDDGYGVVLKKAKKIANGKGDANLSLGAFVDTLVVHPDDLVQVIAKGLTLPIFGRTPDCNVVVASGSLKPQTSDANDTKMQVEKCTTEGKEKNATVNKNGQLSGASVSPSPGHVEPYLSMNGVSGSATMGAKVDVVTSSVIPAPMVTSDVKASQPANNSATKIVTSSKSNAKEFKLNPCAKVFSPSFASSRQAHAAAPPVNSNYISHSAPEVPTGIPVYEPKSAPGVSSLSNKIHCSNLSPANYAISPQYVQSVVGHNASRLDPARIGTPYHPMQVGASYNSPSPQHVMTGKFSPVVYVHPISQDAIHGTPIGSQGWPRPVMLNSYQASMQKFQGNAPVYLAPQVMATGNLPLVVPSPAPLVQPFQAIHPIMVPAASSMIPGKYM; encoded by the exons atgGCCCGCCCCAGGAaggcgaagccgccgccgccgccctcgccgcccaaggcggcggcgccgtccctCGCCGAGGCGCTGCTGCTGGCCACGGTATGCATGGTGGGGCTCCCTGTGGAGGTGCAGGTCCGCGACGGATCCGCCTACGCCGGCGTCCTCCACACCGCCTGCGTCGACGACGGATACG GTGTTGTGCTAAAGAAAGCAAAGAAGATAGCAAATGGGAAGGGAGACGCCAATCTGTCGCTGGGAGCATTTGTGGATACTCTTGTTGTTCACCCAGATGATCTTGTTCAAGTGATTGCAAAG GGTCTCACACTACCCATTTTTGGTAGAACTCCTGATTGCAATGTGGTGGTTGCCAGTGGATCCTTGAAGCCTCAGACTTCAGATGCAAATGACACGAAAAT GCAAGTTGAGAAATGCACCACGGAGGGTAAGGAGAAAAATGCCACCGTCAATAAAAATGGCCAAC TTAGTGGTGCAAGTGTTAGCCCTTCTCCCGGACATGTGGAGCCATATTTGTCCATGAATGGGGTTTCCGGGTCTGCAACTATGGGGGCTAAAGTTGATGTTGTTACAAGCTCAGTTATACCCGCACCTATGGTGACTTCAGATGTTAAAGCCTCTCAACCAGCCAATAATTCGGCTACCAAGATTGTCACATCAAGCAAAAGCAATGCTAAG GAATTTAAACTCAATCCTTGTGCAAAGGTCTTTTCTCCATCTTTTGCAAGTTCTAGACAAGCACATGCAGCTGCGCCCCCCGTTAACTCAAACTACATCTCACACTCTGCCCCTGAAGTACCAACGGGCATACCTGTATATGAGCCAAAATCTGCACCAGGCGTTTCATCTCTATCCAACAAGATTCATTGCAGTAACCTGTCTCCTGCAAATTATGCCATTTCACCTCAATATGTTCAGTCA GTCGTGGGGCATAATGCATCCAGGCTAGATCCAGCTAGAATTGGCACACCATACCATCCCATGCAAGTGGGAGCATCCTACAATAGCCCCAGTCCTCAGCAT GTGATGACCGGGAAGTTCAGTCCTGTTGTTTATGTTCACCCAATTTCTCAG GATGCAATACATGGAACACCCATTGGTTCTCAAGGATGGCCTCGCCCTGTGATGTTGAATTCATACCAAGCTAGCATGCAGAAGTTCCAAG GAAACGCCCCTGTATATTTGGCCCCTCAAGTCATGGCAACTGGGAATCTGCCATTGGTGGTACCAAGCCCTGCACCACTTGTGCAGCCGTTCCAGGCAATTCATCCCATCATGGTTCCTGCTGCAAGCAGCATGATCCCAGGCAAATACATGTAA
- the LOC120641850 gene encoding uncharacterized protein LOC120641850 isoform X3 — MASEGDKDAPSGALSMEQSSTSGAKRKRGRPRKHEYPVYDVPQKAQPIQSVLPLRCTQDGLSIRPDGLQAGHTSGGAAHGKDDVLGKHFVGKLTRKIPGFALITVKLKDNQVLKGWVPDENNLRPITPKDDLAPELPMLRPSQVRKRASAILMQAAPPVPIHLEDVTLAKPLQMRRPDEKTIAKHTVPHAPRPYMGSAVLAAVPVSISPSNPEMRTLAKQDTEPVIPQSSVAAVPIKSARPVLVPCKQVDNQNELAGKKSVNEFQKDSESSNETKETSVIGEKTNTGLVDVVVNDSPEGRQLLNVQVMDVVKETSGQTQTITDEIKITSGVGDQPNSANSEQQSSKEPSDITEQSERLKTETSVLKGVDGLKSGASDDVHPAHDEHEMKVDSK, encoded by the exons ATGGCATCAGAAGGGGATAAAGATGCACCTAGTGGAGCTCTGTCCATGGAGCAGTCATCAACTTCTGGTGCCAAGCGCAAGCGTGGTCGCCCAAGGAAACACGAGTACCCTGTATATGATGTACCACAAAAAGCACAACCCATTCAGAGTGTCCTACCTCTTCGCTGCACACAAGATGGCTTGAGTATTCGACCGGATGGGCTGCAGGCCGGCCATACATCAGGTGGCGCTGCTCATG GAAAGGATGACGTTCTTGGCAAGCATTTTGTTGGCAAGCTGACAAGGAAAATTCCTGGATTTGCCCTCATTACGGTAAAACTGAAGGACAATCAGGTGCTCAAAGGTTGGGTTCCAGATGAAAATAATCTCCGTCCAATAACACCTAAGGATGATCTTGCCCCAGAGCTCCCCATGCTTCGACCAAGCCAAGTTCGAAAGCGAGCATCAGCAATCCTCATGCAAGCAGCTCCTCCCGTGCCAATCCACTTGGAGGATGTTACACTTGCAAAGCCTCTGCAGATGAGGAGGCCTGATGAGAAAACTATTGCTAAGCACACTGTCCCTCATGCTCCAAGGCCTTACATGGGTTCTGCTGTTCTAGCAGCAGTACCTGTATCAATTTCGCCCAGTAATCCTGAAATGAGAACTTTGGCCAAGCAGGATACTGAACCTGTGATCCCACAATCATCAGTTGCTGCCGTGCCAATTAAATCCGCTCGTCCTGTATTGGTGCCATGCAAACAAGTGGATAATCAAAATGAACTTGCTGGAAAGAAGTCTGTCAATGAGTTTCAGAAAGATTCGGAGTCTTCAAATGAAACTAAGGAGACATCAG TGATAGGTGAAAAAACAAACACTGGTCTTGTGGATGTAGTAGTCAACGATTCTCCAG AGGGAAGGCAACTGCTTAATGTTCAAGTAATGGATGTGGTTAAGGAAACTTCTG GCCAAACTCAGACAATTACTGATGAGATCAAGATAACATCAG GCGTCGGAGATCAGCCAAATTCTGCAAATAGTGAGCAGCAGAGTTCTAAGGAGCCATCAG ATATTACGGAACAATCTGAGCGGCTGAAGACAGAGACCAGTGTCCTGAAAGGAGTTGATGGCTTAAAGTCAGGCGCCTCAG ATGATGTTCACCCTGCTCACGATGAACATGAAATGAAGGTTGACAGCAAATGA
- the LOC120641850 gene encoding uncharacterized protein LOC120641850 isoform X1, protein MASEGDKDAPSGALSMEQSSTSGAKRKRGRPRKHEYPVYDVPQKAQPIQSVLPLRCTQDGLSIRPDGLQAGHTSGGAAHGNRSGRPRNSANTVNNSGNQASYHNNASLQRNSGKDDVLGKHFVGKLTRKIPGFALITVKLKDNQVLKGWVPDENNLRPITPKDDLAPELPMLRPSQVRKRASAILMQAAPPVPIHLEDVTLAKPLQMRRPDEKTIAKHTVPHAPRPYMGSAVLAAVPVSISPSNPEMRTLAKQDTEPVIPQSSVAAVPIKSARPVLVPCKQVDNQNELAGKKSVNEFQKDSESSNETKETSVIGEKTNTGLVDVVVNDSPEGRQLLNVQVMDVVKETSGQTQTITDEIKITSGVGDQPNSANSEQQSSKEPSDITEQSERLKTETSVLKGVDGLKSGASDDVHPAHDEHEMKVDSK, encoded by the exons ATGGCATCAGAAGGGGATAAAGATGCACCTAGTGGAGCTCTGTCCATGGAGCAGTCATCAACTTCTGGTGCCAAGCGCAAGCGTGGTCGCCCAAGGAAACACGAGTACCCTGTATATGATGTACCACAAAAAGCACAACCCATTCAGAGTGTCCTACCTCTTCGCTGCACACAAGATGGCTTGAGTATTCGACCGGATGGGCTGCAGGCCGGCCATACATCAGGTGGCGCTGCTCATGGTAATCGGTCTGGTCGACCTAGGAATTCTGCTAACACGGTGAATAATTCTGGCAACCAAGCATCCTATCATAACAATGCTTCTCTGCAACGTAATTCAGGAAAGGATGACGTTCTTGGCAAGCATTTTGTTGGCAAGCTGACAAGGAAAATTCCTGGATTTGCCCTCATTACGGTAAAACTGAAGGACAATCAGGTGCTCAAAGGTTGGGTTCCAGATGAAAATAATCTCCGTCCAATAACACCTAAGGATGATCTTGCCCCAGAGCTCCCCATGCTTCGACCAAGCCAAGTTCGAAAGCGAGCATCAGCAATCCTCATGCAAGCAGCTCCTCCCGTGCCAATCCACTTGGAGGATGTTACACTTGCAAAGCCTCTGCAGATGAGGAGGCCTGATGAGAAAACTATTGCTAAGCACACTGTCCCTCATGCTCCAAGGCCTTACATGGGTTCTGCTGTTCTAGCAGCAGTACCTGTATCAATTTCGCCCAGTAATCCTGAAATGAGAACTTTGGCCAAGCAGGATACTGAACCTGTGATCCCACAATCATCAGTTGCTGCCGTGCCAATTAAATCCGCTCGTCCTGTATTGGTGCCATGCAAACAAGTGGATAATCAAAATGAACTTGCTGGAAAGAAGTCTGTCAATGAGTTTCAGAAAGATTCGGAGTCTTCAAATGAAACTAAGGAGACATCAG TGATAGGTGAAAAAACAAACACTGGTCTTGTGGATGTAGTAGTCAACGATTCTCCAG AGGGAAGGCAACTGCTTAATGTTCAAGTAATGGATGTGGTTAAGGAAACTTCTG GCCAAACTCAGACAATTACTGATGAGATCAAGATAACATCAG GCGTCGGAGATCAGCCAAATTCTGCAAATAGTGAGCAGCAGAGTTCTAAGGAGCCATCAG ATATTACGGAACAATCTGAGCGGCTGAAGACAGAGACCAGTGTCCTGAAAGGAGTTGATGGCTTAAAGTCAGGCGCCTCAG ATGATGTTCACCCTGCTCACGATGAACATGAAATGAAGGTTGACAGCAAATGA
- the LOC120641850 gene encoding uncharacterized protein LOC120641850 isoform X4 — protein MASEGDKDAPSGALSMEQSSTSGAKRKRGRPRKHEYPVYDVPQKAQPIQSVLPLRCTQDGLSIRPDGLQAGHTSGGAAHGKDDVLGKHFVGKLTRKIPGFALITVKLKDNQVLKGWVPDENNLRPITPKDDLAPELPMLRPSQVRKRASAILMQAAPPVPIHLEDVTLAKPLQMRRPDEKTIAKHTVPHAPRPYMGSAVLAAVPVSISPSNPEMRTLAKQDTEPVIPQSSVAAVPIKSARPVLVPCKQVDNQNELAGKKSVNEFQKDSESSNETKETSEGRQLLNVQVMDVVKETSGQTQTITDEIKITSGVGDQPNSANSEQQSSKEPSDITEQSERLKTETSVLKGVDGLKSGASDDVHPAHDEHEMKVDSK, from the exons ATGGCATCAGAAGGGGATAAAGATGCACCTAGTGGAGCTCTGTCCATGGAGCAGTCATCAACTTCTGGTGCCAAGCGCAAGCGTGGTCGCCCAAGGAAACACGAGTACCCTGTATATGATGTACCACAAAAAGCACAACCCATTCAGAGTGTCCTACCTCTTCGCTGCACACAAGATGGCTTGAGTATTCGACCGGATGGGCTGCAGGCCGGCCATACATCAGGTGGCGCTGCTCATG GAAAGGATGACGTTCTTGGCAAGCATTTTGTTGGCAAGCTGACAAGGAAAATTCCTGGATTTGCCCTCATTACGGTAAAACTGAAGGACAATCAGGTGCTCAAAGGTTGGGTTCCAGATGAAAATAATCTCCGTCCAATAACACCTAAGGATGATCTTGCCCCAGAGCTCCCCATGCTTCGACCAAGCCAAGTTCGAAAGCGAGCATCAGCAATCCTCATGCAAGCAGCTCCTCCCGTGCCAATCCACTTGGAGGATGTTACACTTGCAAAGCCTCTGCAGATGAGGAGGCCTGATGAGAAAACTATTGCTAAGCACACTGTCCCTCATGCTCCAAGGCCTTACATGGGTTCTGCTGTTCTAGCAGCAGTACCTGTATCAATTTCGCCCAGTAATCCTGAAATGAGAACTTTGGCCAAGCAGGATACTGAACCTGTGATCCCACAATCATCAGTTGCTGCCGTGCCAATTAAATCCGCTCGTCCTGTATTGGTGCCATGCAAACAAGTGGATAATCAAAATGAACTTGCTGGAAAGAAGTCTGTCAATGAGTTTCAGAAAGATTCGGAGTCTTCAAATGAAACTAAGGAGACATCAG AGGGAAGGCAACTGCTTAATGTTCAAGTAATGGATGTGGTTAAGGAAACTTCTG GCCAAACTCAGACAATTACTGATGAGATCAAGATAACATCAG GCGTCGGAGATCAGCCAAATTCTGCAAATAGTGAGCAGCAGAGTTCTAAGGAGCCATCAG ATATTACGGAACAATCTGAGCGGCTGAAGACAGAGACCAGTGTCCTGAAAGGAGTTGATGGCTTAAAGTCAGGCGCCTCAG ATGATGTTCACCCTGCTCACGATGAACATGAAATGAAGGTTGACAGCAAATGA
- the LOC120641850 gene encoding uncharacterized protein LOC120641850 isoform X2, with translation MASEGDKDAPSGALSMEQSSTSGAKRKRGRPRKHEYPVYDVPQKAQPIQSVLPLRCTQDGLSIRPDGLQAGHTSGGAAHGNRSGRPRNSANTVNNSGNQASYHNNASLQRNSGKDDVLGKHFVGKLTRKIPGFALITVKLKDNQVLKGWVPDENNLRPITPKDDLAPELPMLRPSQVRKRASAILMQAAPPVPIHLEDVTLAKPLQMRRPDEKTIAKHTVPHAPRPYMGSAVLAAVPVSISPSNPEMRTLAKQDTEPVIPQSSVAAVPIKSARPVLVPCKQVDNQNELAGKKSVNEFQKDSESSNETKETSEGRQLLNVQVMDVVKETSGQTQTITDEIKITSGVGDQPNSANSEQQSSKEPSDITEQSERLKTETSVLKGVDGLKSGASDDVHPAHDEHEMKVDSK, from the exons ATGGCATCAGAAGGGGATAAAGATGCACCTAGTGGAGCTCTGTCCATGGAGCAGTCATCAACTTCTGGTGCCAAGCGCAAGCGTGGTCGCCCAAGGAAACACGAGTACCCTGTATATGATGTACCACAAAAAGCACAACCCATTCAGAGTGTCCTACCTCTTCGCTGCACACAAGATGGCTTGAGTATTCGACCGGATGGGCTGCAGGCCGGCCATACATCAGGTGGCGCTGCTCATGGTAATCGGTCTGGTCGACCTAGGAATTCTGCTAACACGGTGAATAATTCTGGCAACCAAGCATCCTATCATAACAATGCTTCTCTGCAACGTAATTCAGGAAAGGATGACGTTCTTGGCAAGCATTTTGTTGGCAAGCTGACAAGGAAAATTCCTGGATTTGCCCTCATTACGGTAAAACTGAAGGACAATCAGGTGCTCAAAGGTTGGGTTCCAGATGAAAATAATCTCCGTCCAATAACACCTAAGGATGATCTTGCCCCAGAGCTCCCCATGCTTCGACCAAGCCAAGTTCGAAAGCGAGCATCAGCAATCCTCATGCAAGCAGCTCCTCCCGTGCCAATCCACTTGGAGGATGTTACACTTGCAAAGCCTCTGCAGATGAGGAGGCCTGATGAGAAAACTATTGCTAAGCACACTGTCCCTCATGCTCCAAGGCCTTACATGGGTTCTGCTGTTCTAGCAGCAGTACCTGTATCAATTTCGCCCAGTAATCCTGAAATGAGAACTTTGGCCAAGCAGGATACTGAACCTGTGATCCCACAATCATCAGTTGCTGCCGTGCCAATTAAATCCGCTCGTCCTGTATTGGTGCCATGCAAACAAGTGGATAATCAAAATGAACTTGCTGGAAAGAAGTCTGTCAATGAGTTTCAGAAAGATTCGGAGTCTTCAAATGAAACTAAGGAGACATCAG AGGGAAGGCAACTGCTTAATGTTCAAGTAATGGATGTGGTTAAGGAAACTTCTG GCCAAACTCAGACAATTACTGATGAGATCAAGATAACATCAG GCGTCGGAGATCAGCCAAATTCTGCAAATAGTGAGCAGCAGAGTTCTAAGGAGCCATCAG ATATTACGGAACAATCTGAGCGGCTGAAGACAGAGACCAGTGTCCTGAAAGGAGTTGATGGCTTAAAGTCAGGCGCCTCAG ATGATGTTCACCCTGCTCACGATGAACATGAAATGAAGGTTGACAGCAAATGA